One genomic segment of Deinococcus terrestris includes these proteins:
- the pxpA gene encoding 5-oxoprolinase subunit PxpA, with product MSQHTTDLNADLGEGSPHEAAVMPFVTSANIACGGHAGDAGTMRGSLRLAARHGVAAGAHPGFPDRESFGRRELHFAPDEVTAFVREQIEALKAAAAREGVRLAHVKPHGMLYNMAVKDAALAGAIARAAADSGLPLYFGLAGEASVMLREAAALGLTPVGEAFADRGYAPDGSLWPRGQAGALLSHAEAVAQGVRLAQEGVVTAVTGETVRVPARTLCLHGDGAEAAELARDLRRALEAAGVRVTAPTQG from the coding sequence ATGAGCCAGCACACCACCGACCTCAACGCCGACCTGGGCGAGGGCAGCCCGCACGAGGCGGCGGTCATGCCCTTCGTCACGAGCGCCAACATCGCCTGTGGGGGCCACGCAGGGGACGCAGGGACGATGCGCGGGAGCCTGCGCCTCGCTGCGCGGCATGGGGTGGCGGCGGGAGCACATCCCGGCTTTCCCGACCGCGAGAGTTTCGGGCGGCGGGAGCTGCACTTTGCGCCGGACGAGGTGACCGCCTTCGTGCGCGAGCAGATCGAGGCGCTGAAGGCGGCAGCGGCGCGGGAGGGCGTGCGGCTGGCGCACGTCAAGCCGCACGGGATGCTCTACAACATGGCGGTGAAGGACGCGGCGCTGGCTGGGGCGATCGCGCGGGCAGCGGCGGATTCGGGCCTCCCGCTGTATTTCGGGCTGGCGGGCGAGGCTTCGGTGATGCTGCGCGAGGCGGCGGCCCTGGGCCTGACCCCGGTGGGCGAGGCCTTCGCGGACCGGGGCTACGCGCCGGACGGCTCGCTGTGGCCGCGCGGTCAGGCGGGGGCGCTGCTGTCCCATGCCGAGGCCGTCGCGCAGGGGGTGCGGCTGGCGCAAGAAGGGGTAGTCACGGCAGTGACGGGCGAGACGGTGCGGGTGCCTGCCCGGACCCTCTGCCTGCACGGGGACGGGGCGGAGGCGGCCGAGCTGGCCCGCGACCTGCGCCGGGCGCTGGAAGCGGCGGGGGTGCGGGTGACCGCGCCCACCCAGGGTTAA
- a CDS encoding 5-oxoprolinase subunit C family protein, with protein MMIEVRRPGLQTTVQDVGRRVLALGVPGGGAADLMALRLANALVGNPAGAAGLEITLAGPRLQFGAAALVALCGAPFTATLNGQPFPLERAVAVSAGATLDVGVATRGLRAVLALRGGLDVPEVFGSRSTDLRAGFGGLEGRALRRGDQLGWFLWPEVTPPGAFLSPTLRTPTGPVVTLRVLPTPEATPALLAALTRASFTVSPQADRMGVRLAEGVPAPHDPARVSLPNVPGAVQLPPDGRPILLLPDAGTHGGYPTPLVVAAVDRPALGQLRPGDRVRFRVVTLAEAHAALRARERTLRGVEEALRWWYKEP; from the coding sequence GTGATGATTGAAGTGCGGCGACCCGGCCTTCAGACCACCGTGCAGGACGTGGGACGGCGGGTCCTGGCGCTCGGCGTGCCGGGGGGCGGCGCGGCGGACCTCATGGCCCTGCGGCTGGCGAACGCGCTGGTGGGCAACCCGGCGGGGGCGGCGGGGCTGGAGATCACCCTCGCCGGACCCCGCTTGCAGTTCGGGGCGGCCGCGCTGGTGGCCCTGTGCGGCGCCCCCTTCACCGCCACGCTGAACGGTCAACCCTTTCCCCTGGAGCGGGCCGTCGCCGTGTCCGCCGGGGCCACGTTGGACGTGGGCGTGGCGACGCGGGGCTTGCGGGCCGTGCTCGCGCTGCGGGGCGGGCTGGACGTGCCTGAAGTGTTTGGCAGCCGCTCCACGGACCTCCGGGCGGGCTTTGGGGGACTGGAGGGGCGGGCGCTGCGGCGGGGCGACCAGCTCGGGTGGTTCCTCTGGCCGGAGGTGACCCCACCAGGGGCCTTCCTCTCCCCCACCCTCCGGACGCCGACCGGCCCGGTGGTCACGCTCCGGGTGCTGCCCACCCCCGAGGCGACCCCGGCGCTGCTGGCGGCACTGACCCGCGCCTCCTTTACCGTGAGTCCGCAGGCCGACCGCATGGGGGTGCGGCTGGCCGAGGGCGTGCCCGCGCCGCACGACCCCGCGCGGGTCAGCCTGCCCAACGTGCCGGGCGCGGTGCAGCTTCCGCCGGACGGACGGCCCATCCTGCTGCTGCCCGACGCGGGGACGCATGGGGGCTACCCCACCCCGCTCGTCGTGGCGGCGGTGGACCGCCCGGCGCTGGGGCAACTGCGGCCCGGCGACCGGGTGCGCTTCCGGGTGGTCACGCTGGCGGAAGCCCACGCCGCGCTGCGGGCACGGGAGCGGACCTTGCGCGGGGTGGAGGAGGCGCTTCGGTGGTGGTACAAGGAGCCATGA
- a CDS encoding 5-oxoprolinase subunit B family protein has translation MSGPPTSGPPAEITPLGDAALVVRSALAPGLRADLAARPLLGVRETVPALDVLTVLYDPLGTGPEALAAALRERLAGLRSLEATPGRLHVLPVTFDGPDLGWCARQVGLGEAELVRALEEVTLTVAFLGFTPGFAFLTGLPPPLQMPRLRTPRQRVPAGSVALGGPWAGVYPRETPGGWRIVGHTAVPLFDLGRPEPVLWGPGDRVHFVAADA, from the coding sequence ATGTCTGGCCCGCCCACGTCCGGCCCGCCCGCCGAGATCACCCCGCTGGGGGACGCCGCCCTGGTCGTGCGCTCGGCCCTGGCGCCGGGGCTGCGGGCCGACCTCGCGGCGCGGCCCCTTCTCGGCGTGCGGGAAACCGTGCCCGCGCTGGACGTGCTGACGGTCCTCTACGATCCGCTGGGCACGGGACCGGAGGCACTCGCGGCGGCGCTGCGGGAGCGCCTGGCCGGGCTGCGGTCGCTGGAGGCCACGCCGGGTCGTCTCCACGTCCTTCCCGTCACCTTCGACGGACCGGACCTGGGCTGGTGTGCCCGGCAGGTCGGCCTGGGCGAGGCGGAGTTGGTTCGGGCGCTGGAGGAGGTCACCCTCACGGTCGCCTTTCTGGGCTTCACGCCGGGGTTCGCCTTTCTGACGGGGCTGCCGCCGCCGCTCCAGATGCCCCGCCTCCGTACCCCCAGGCAGCGTGTTCCGGCGGGCAGCGTGGCGCTGGGGGGACCGTGGGCGGGCGTGTATCCGCGCGAGACGCCGGGGGGCTGGCGGATCGTGGGACACACGGCCGTGCCCCTCTTCGACCTGGGGCGGCCCGAGCCGGTGCTGTGGGGGCCGGGGGACCGGGTGCACTTCGTGGCGGCCGATGCTTGA
- a CDS encoding nitrilase-related carbon-nitrogen hydrolase, whose translation MTPGEAQPRHFRAFAVQPHWSAGDFASAEAFRAWLRGQLELARPHLALDRPNLVVLTELNGLPLVLRGVPLAVRAGTFERAALLLFLRHLPRALPVLLRERVSPIRALQLALSGENARLYLETCRDLAREYGVYLCCGSAPMPRFRLEGGRVRRDPGVLHNETVVLDPQGDLIGVADKVHLTPAEEAGGVDLTPGPLEELRVFPTPVGDLGVAISLDAFREDVILRLEAGGCTVLLQPDANGAPWTDLEGLPPDPGNVRDQPVAWLESSWQVTTRGRSIRYAVNPMVVGNLLDLTFDGQSAITGRAEDAPEPRSYALTEPRPGFIALLPWVEEAGPERLRAAGRERASGSGHPWENRYRTGVLHADLTLPPAWLPAPPRTPHEEALSALLRGEVAWPRRGPGWRAVAAGAALLGLVWSRQRRRR comes from the coding sequence ATGACCCCCGGCGAAGCCCAGCCCCGCCACTTCCGTGCCTTCGCCGTGCAGCCGCACTGGAGCGCGGGGGATTTCGCCAGCGCGGAGGCATTTCGGGCCTGGCTGCGGGGGCAACTGGAACTGGCCCGGCCCCACCTCGCCCTGGACCGCCCCAACCTCGTCGTCCTCACCGAACTCAACGGGCTGCCGCTGGTGCTGCGCGGCGTGCCGCTGGCCGTGCGGGCGGGCACTTTCGAGCGGGCGGCGCTCCTCCTCTTCCTGCGGCATCTGCCCCGCGCCCTGCCTGTGCTCCTGCGCGAGCGCGTCTCGCCCATCCGGGCGCTGCAACTCGCCCTGAGCGGCGAGAATGCCCGCCTCTACCTCGAAACCTGCCGCGACCTCGCCCGCGAGTACGGGGTGTACCTCTGCTGCGGCTCGGCGCCCATGCCGCGCTTCCGGCTGGAGGGGGGGCGCGTGCGCCGCGACCCCGGCGTGCTGCACAACGAGACCGTCGTGCTGGACCCCCAGGGCGACCTGATCGGCGTGGCCGACAAGGTTCACCTCACCCCCGCCGAGGAAGCCGGGGGCGTGGACCTGACGCCGGGGCCGCTGGAGGAGCTGCGGGTCTTTCCCACGCCCGTGGGGGACCTGGGGGTGGCGATCAGTCTGGACGCCTTTCGCGAGGACGTGATCTTACGGCTGGAGGCGGGGGGCTGCACGGTCCTGTTGCAACCCGACGCCAACGGTGCCCCCTGGACCGACCTGGAGGGGTTGCCGCCAGATCCCGGGAACGTGCGCGACCAGCCCGTCGCGTGGCTGGAGTCGAGCTGGCAGGTCACCACGCGGGGCCGCTCCATCCGTTACGCGGTCAACCCGATGGTGGTGGGCAACCTGCTCGACCTCACCTTCGACGGCCAGAGCGCGATCACCGGCCGCGCCGAGGACGCCCCCGAACCCCGGTCCTACGCGCTGACCGAGCCGCGCCCCGGCTTTATCGCCTTGCTGCCCTGGGTGGAGGAGGCTGGGCCGGAGCGCCTGCGGGCCGCCGGGCGCGAGCGGGCGTCGGGCAGCGGCCACCCCTGGGAGAACCGCTACCGCACGGGCGTGCTGCACGCCGACCTGACCCTGCCCCCCGCCTGGCTCCCCGCCCCGCCCCGCACCCCGCACGAGGAGGCCCTGTCTGCCCTGCTGCGCGGGGAGGTGGCGTGGCCCCGGCGGGGTCCCGGCTGGCGGGCGGTCGCGGCTGGGGCGGCGCTGCTGGGGTTGGTCTGGAGCAGGCAGCGGCGCAGGCGTTGA
- the dnaG gene encoding DNA primase, with protein MGTKEDVRARLSIADVIGEHVRLSPAGKGRLKGLCPFHKEKSPSFQVDTEQGYFYCFGCKAGGDVFSFVQRVENLSFGDALRQLAEKAGIQVEARYGERSSRDLYDVNAFALEYFREHLPGPALDYLRRRGLTDATLAAFELGYAPDAWDGLLQRARARNLTERQLLEAGLLTENPESGRVYDRFRGRVMFPIRDHLGRLVGFGGRVLDDSKPKYLNTPETEAFHKGELLYGLDKARSTLKDGGELIVVEGYMDVITLHQHGFTGAVASLGTALTAEHAALLERLGASSLALMFDRDEAGLKATLSGLDQVLGAKFRVRATSVPSGKDPADALLAGDEAGIREALAGGLDEVRFRVQAAVEAHGVDTTEGKRRVLMALLSRMQNLDPLDEGAERMRTLACELLGIRPEALLEWIGSKARRRTLTDTHLAGMSTARAEEDRELALLRQLLVDPSLLAKLDGTTPWRNESVRKVMLAAQGAQSPDDILEVFRGQPEEQLLIRLMFESRVTGAISRETNEQYERKVATYAAVAVDDIQVGRSIDLLRAEVDLLKRQMAAAAPGEQISYLRQIQELQRAIEAEKRARRSGA; from the coding sequence ATGGGCACCAAGGAAGACGTGCGTGCGCGGCTGAGCATCGCAGACGTCATCGGGGAACATGTGCGCCTCTCCCCGGCGGGGAAGGGCCGCCTCAAGGGGCTGTGTCCCTTTCACAAGGAGAAGAGTCCCAGCTTTCAGGTCGATACCGAGCAGGGCTACTTCTATTGTTTCGGATGCAAGGCGGGGGGGGACGTCTTTTCCTTCGTGCAGCGGGTCGAGAACCTGAGCTTCGGGGACGCGCTGCGGCAACTCGCCGAGAAGGCCGGGATTCAGGTCGAGGCCCGCTACGGCGAACGCAGCAGCCGCGACCTGTACGACGTGAACGCCTTCGCGCTGGAGTACTTCCGCGAGCATCTGCCCGGCCCTGCGCTGGACTACCTGCGGCGCCGGGGTCTGACCGACGCGACCCTTGCGGCCTTCGAACTGGGCTATGCCCCCGACGCCTGGGACGGGCTGCTTCAGCGGGCGCGGGCACGGAACCTGACCGAGCGGCAACTGCTGGAGGCCGGGCTGCTGACCGAGAACCCCGAGTCGGGCCGGGTCTATGACCGCTTCCGGGGCCGGGTGATGTTCCCCATCCGCGATCACCTCGGGCGGCTGGTGGGCTTCGGGGGCCGGGTGCTGGACGACAGCAAGCCCAAGTACCTCAACACGCCCGAGACCGAGGCCTTCCACAAGGGCGAGTTGCTCTACGGCCTCGACAAGGCGCGGTCCACCCTCAAGGATGGGGGGGAGCTGATCGTCGTCGAGGGCTACATGGACGTCATCACCCTCCACCAGCACGGCTTTACCGGGGCGGTCGCCAGTCTGGGCACGGCGCTGACGGCCGAGCACGCGGCGCTGCTCGAACGGCTGGGGGCCTCCAGCCTCGCGCTGATGTTCGACCGCGACGAGGCGGGGCTCAAGGCCACCCTCTCGGGACTGGATCAGGTGCTGGGGGCCAAGTTCCGGGTCCGGGCGACGAGCGTGCCCAGCGGCAAGGACCCCGCCGACGCCCTGCTCGCCGGAGACGAGGCGGGCATCCGCGAGGCGCTCGCGGGCGGGCTGGACGAGGTGCGCTTCCGGGTGCAGGCTGCCGTGGAGGCGCACGGGGTGGACACCACCGAGGGCAAGCGCCGGGTGCTGATGGCGCTCCTGTCACGGATGCAGAACCTCGATCCGCTGGATGAAGGCGCCGAGCGGATGCGGACCCTCGCCTGCGAGCTGCTGGGCATTCGCCCGGAGGCGCTGCTGGAATGGATCGGCAGCAAGGCGCGGCGGCGCACCCTGACCGACACGCACCTCGCCGGAATGAGCACCGCCCGCGCGGAAGAGGACCGCGAACTTGCCCTGCTGCGGCAACTGCTGGTCGATCCCTCCCTCCTCGCCAAGCTCGACGGCACGACCCCCTGGCGCAACGAGTCCGTCCGCAAGGTGATGCTGGCCGCGCAGGGCGCCCAGAGTCCCGACGACATCCTGGAGGTCTTCCGGGGCCAGCCCGAGGAGCAGCTCCTGATCCGGCTGATGTTCGAGAGCCGAGTCACGGGGGCGATCTCGCGTGAGACCAATGAGCAATACGAACGTAAGGTGGCGACTTACGCGGCGGTGGCGGTAGACGACATTCAGGTCGGCCGTAGCATTGACCTCCTCCGGGCCGAGGTCGACCTCCTTAAGCGGCAGATGGCCGCCGCCGCGCCGGGTGAGCAGATCTCCTACCTCCGGCAGATTCAGGAACTTCAGCGGGCGATCGAGGCCGAGAAGCGGGCGCGGCGCTCGGGGGCCTGA
- a CDS encoding autotransporter outer membrane beta-barrel domain-containing protein — MKKTLLSTSLLMALGTALAGGSGSAPTTTTPLTPVTPQVTPVTQAPVVACTPGTWAQAAIELVTQRGLFIGYPDGQFDWCQAATRQEVAQVLARLIAQLPANQTTFNPAELQTLRQGLQEALTGLEQLRAQVAAQNTAIEELRAQIAELQAAIANLPAAGTGAAGAVGPQGPAGPAGPQGPQGETGATGPQGAAGPAGPQGPQGEVGPQGPAGPQGERGEPGASYVPPVEPLRYGNYIGVSYYNILQQNVGSMVRVMVGNDALVGSLGLRVTGDFRVRGETPGNSISALATYRGTFNRADGILGAGGGYNLERQATFGELLVGVDYRIIDRVALFGEARQQFYFDGSNTTNSSVAAGVKFRF, encoded by the coding sequence ATGAAAAAGACCCTGCTCTCGACCAGCCTCCTGATGGCACTCGGCACGGCCCTCGCGGGGGGCAGCGGCTCGGCGCCCACCACGACGACGCCCCTTACCCCGGTGACGCCCCAAGTGACGCCCGTGACCCAGGCGCCCGTCGTGGCCTGCACGCCGGGCACGTGGGCGCAGGCCGCCATCGAACTCGTGACCCAGCGGGGCCTCTTTATTGGCTACCCCGACGGGCAGTTCGACTGGTGCCAGGCGGCTACCCGTCAAGAGGTCGCGCAGGTGCTCGCCCGCCTGATCGCCCAGCTTCCGGCCAACCAGACGACCTTCAACCCCGCAGAACTCCAGACCCTGCGCCAAGGCCTGCAAGAAGCGCTGACTGGCCTCGAGCAGCTCCGTGCTCAGGTGGCCGCCCAGAACACCGCCATCGAGGAACTGCGTGCCCAGATCGCCGAACTCCAGGCGGCCATCGCCAACCTGCCTGCCGCTGGAACGGGCGCGGCGGGCGCGGTGGGTCCCCAGGGACCGGCTGGGCCTGCGGGGCCTCAGGGTCCCCAGGGCGAGACGGGCGCGACCGGTCCGCAGGGTGCGGCGGGTCCTGCTGGCCCCCAGGGACCGCAGGGTGAGGTCGGTCCGCAGGGTCCGGCTGGTCCCCAGGGCGAGCGCGGCGAACCTGGCGCCTCCTACGTGCCTCCCGTGGAGCCGCTGCGCTACGGGAACTACATCGGGGTGTCGTACTACAACATCCTCCAGCAGAACGTGGGCTCGATGGTCCGCGTGATGGTCGGCAACGACGCGCTGGTCGGCAGCCTGGGCCTGCGCGTGACCGGGGACTTCCGCGTGCGCGGCGAGACGCCCGGCAACAGCATCAGTGCCCTGGCCACCTACCGGGGCACCTTCAACCGCGCCGACGGCATCCTGGGCGCGGGCGGCGGCTACAACCTCGAGCGTCAGGCCACCTTTGGCGAGCTGCTCGTGGGTGTGGACTACCGCATCATCGACCGGGTGGCCCTCTTCGGGGAAGCCCGCCAGCAGTTCTACTTCGACGGCTCGAACACCACCAACAGCTCGGTCGCGGCCGGGGTGAAGTTCCGCTTCTAA
- the gcvP gene encoding aminomethyl-transferring glycine dehydrogenase, with the protein MRPLNELLQTDDFTRRHIGPTEAEQAEMLTELGVSSLDELTETTLPEAIRFTGELNVGGPVTEAQALADLKAVAAKNKVFRSYIGMGYHGTHVPPVILRNMLENPGWYTAYTPYQAEISQGRLEMLLNFQQTVMDLTGMPVSNASLLDEATAAAEAMTLAKRVVKSKGNVFYVADDVHPQTLDVIRTRAEYFGYEVVTGAANGELPEGAFAALVQTPGTHGDLHDLSPISGRAHEAQAALIVATDLLACALVTPPGEQGADIVIGSAQRFGVPMGFGGPHAAFLACRGEYQRSMPGRVIGVSRDSKGKTALRMAMQTREQHIRREKATSNICTAQALLANMAAAYAVYHGPEGIRTIAERTHRMTGMLAKALGNAGLEANATFFDTLTFGGDVATIRERAEAKGINFRYGNGRVGVSLDETVTPADLADIIEVITGERVDVLALDEQAVEGIPANLQRTSEYLTHPVFNTHHSEHAMLRYLKTLENRDYSLVHGMIPLGSCTMKLNATAEMIPVTWPEFGSLHPFAPADQTEGYAQMLGELEAWLADITGYDAVSLQPNSGAQGEYAGLLAIRKYHESRGEAHRSVCLIPASAHGTNPASAAMLGMQVVVVKTDESGNIDLTDLRAKAEAHSDKLGALMITYPSTHGVYEEHVTEVCEIVHAHGGQVYLDGANMNAMVGLAKPGLIGSDVSHLNLHKTFAIPHGGGGPGMGPIGVKAHLAPFLPNHAVRATSESRTGAVSAAPYGSASILPISYLYIRMLGPEGLKKATQVALLNANYIARRLGGAFPVLYTGRNERVAHECILDIRPLKQASGITEEDIAKRLMDYGFHAPTMSFPVPGTLMIEPTESEPKEELDRFIDAMLHIRREIQEVEDGLLSAEDSPLRHAPHTQDDLMTGEWNRAYSRETAAFPSRAQRAWKYWPAVNRVDNVYGDRNFVCSCPPTQDYADFEFSG; encoded by the coding sequence ATGCGCCCCCTGAACGAACTCCTGCAAACCGACGACTTCACCCGCCGCCATATCGGCCCCACCGAGGCGGAACAGGCCGAGATGCTGACCGAACTCGGCGTCTCCAGCCTGGACGAGCTGACCGAAACGACCTTACCGGAAGCCATCCGCTTCACGGGCGAGCTGAACGTGGGCGGCCCGGTGACCGAAGCGCAGGCGCTGGCCGACCTGAAGGCCGTCGCCGCGAAGAACAAGGTCTTCCGGTCGTACATCGGCATGGGGTACCACGGCACGCACGTGCCCCCGGTCATCCTGCGGAACATGCTGGAAAACCCAGGCTGGTACACGGCGTACACGCCCTACCAGGCCGAGATTTCGCAGGGCCGATTGGAAATGCTGCTGAACTTCCAGCAGACCGTGATGGACCTGACCGGGATGCCCGTGTCCAACGCCTCCCTACTAGACGAGGCGACCGCCGCCGCCGAGGCGATGACCCTCGCCAAGCGCGTGGTCAAGAGCAAGGGCAATGTCTTCTACGTGGCCGACGACGTTCACCCGCAGACGCTGGACGTGATCCGCACCCGCGCCGAGTATTTCGGGTACGAGGTGGTCACGGGGGCCGCGAACGGGGAGCTGCCGGAAGGCGCCTTCGCTGCGCTGGTGCAAACGCCCGGCACCCACGGCGACCTGCACGACCTCTCCCCCATCTCCGGGCGGGCGCATGAGGCACAGGCGGCCCTGATTGTGGCGACCGACCTGCTGGCCTGTGCGCTGGTGACCCCGCCCGGCGAGCAGGGGGCCGACATCGTAATCGGGAGTGCCCAGCGCTTCGGGGTGCCGATGGGCTTTGGGGGGCCGCACGCGGCGTTCCTGGCCTGCCGGGGCGAGTACCAGCGCTCCATGCCTGGCCGGGTGATCGGCGTGAGCCGTGACAGCAAGGGTAAGACGGCCCTGCGCATGGCGATGCAGACCCGCGAGCAGCACATCCGCCGCGAGAAGGCGACCTCCAACATCTGCACCGCGCAGGCGCTGTTGGCGAACATGGCTGCCGCCTACGCCGTCTACCACGGGCCGGAGGGGATTCGGACGATTGCCGAGCGCACCCACCGGATGACCGGAATGCTGGCGAAGGCGCTGGGGAACGCCGGGCTGGAGGCAAACGCCACCTTCTTTGACACGCTGACCTTCGGCGGCGACGTGGCGACCATTCGGGAGAGGGCCGAGGCGAAGGGAATCAACTTCCGCTACGGGAATGGGCGCGTGGGCGTCAGCCTGGACGAGACGGTGACTCCTGCCGACCTCGCGGACATTATCGAAGTCATCACCGGAGAAAGGGTGGACGTGCTCGCCCTGGACGAGCAGGCCGTGGAAGGCATCCCCGCCAATCTCCAGCGCACCTCCGAGTATCTCACCCATCCCGTCTTCAACACGCACCACTCCGAGCACGCGATGCTGCGCTACCTCAAGACGCTGGAAAACCGCGACTACAGCCTTGTCCACGGCATGATTCCGCTGGGAAGCTGCACAATGAAGCTCAATGCCACCGCCGAGATGATTCCTGTGACGTGGCCCGAGTTCGGCAGCCTGCACCCCTTCGCGCCCGCTGACCAGACGGAAGGCTACGCGCAGATGCTCGGGGAACTGGAAGCGTGGCTGGCCGACATCACCGGGTACGACGCAGTTTCCTTGCAGCCCAACAGCGGGGCGCAGGGCGAGTACGCGGGCCTGCTCGCCATCCGCAAGTACCACGAGAGCCGGGGGGAAGCGCACCGCAGCGTCTGCCTGATTCCCGCGAGCGCCCACGGCACCAACCCCGCGAGCGCCGCCATGCTGGGCATGCAGGTCGTGGTCGTGAAGACCGACGAGAGCGGCAACATCGACCTGACTGACCTGCGGGCCAAGGCGGAGGCGCACAGCGACAAGCTCGGTGCCCTGATGATCACCTACCCCAGCACCCACGGCGTCTACGAGGAACACGTCACCGAGGTCTGCGAGATCGTGCACGCGCACGGCGGGCAGGTGTACCTGGACGGGGCGAACATGAACGCGATGGTGGGCCTCGCCAAGCCGGGGCTGATCGGCTCGGACGTGTCGCACCTCAACCTGCACAAGACCTTCGCCATCCCCCACGGCGGCGGCGGGCCGGGCATGGGGCCGATTGGGGTCAAGGCGCACCTCGCGCCCTTCCTGCCCAACCACGCCGTCCGCGCCACGAGCGAGAGCCGCACCGGGGCCGTCAGCGCCGCGCCTTACGGCAGCGCGAGCATCCTGCCCATCTCGTACCTGTACATCCGGATGCTGGGGCCGGAGGGCTTGAAAAAGGCGACCCAGGTCGCGCTGCTGAACGCCAACTACATCGCGCGTAGGCTGGGCGGCGCCTTTCCGGTGCTGTACACGGGCCGCAATGAGCGGGTCGCGCACGAGTGCATCCTCGACATTCGCCCACTCAAGCAGGCCAGCGGCATCACGGAAGAGGACATCGCCAAGCGGCTGATGGACTACGGCTTCCACGCCCCCACCATGAGCTTCCCCGTGCCCGGCACCCTGATGATCGAGCCGACCGAGAGCGAGCCCAAGGAGGAACTCGACCGCTTCATCGACGCGATGCTGCACATCCGCCGCGAGATTCAGGAGGTCGAAGACGGCCTGCTCTCGGCCGAGGACAGCCCGCTGAGGCACGCGCCGCACACCCAGGACGACCTGATGACGGGCGAGTGGAACCGGGCCTACAGCCGCGAGACGGCCGCTTTCCCCAGCCGTGCCCAGCGGGCCTGGAAGTACTGGCCCGCCGTGAACCGGGTAGACAACGTGTACGGGGACAGAAACTTCGTGTGCTCGTGCCCGCCTACCCAGGACTACGCGGACTTCGAGTTCAGCGGTTGA
- the gcvH gene encoding glycine cleavage system protein GcvH, translated as MQTPSELKYAASHEWLASDGTVGITDFAQDQLGDVVYVELPEVGRVVSAGETVAVVESVKTASDIYAPASGTVVAVNEALSGSPELVNSGAYTDGWLFRLDVTEEGSELMDANAYSAANN; from the coding sequence ATGCAGACCCCCAGCGAACTGAAGTACGCCGCCTCCCACGAGTGGCTCGCCTCCGACGGCACCGTCGGCATCACCGACTTCGCGCAGGACCAGCTCGGCGACGTGGTGTACGTGGAACTGCCCGAGGTCGGGCGCGTCGTCTCCGCGGGCGAGACGGTCGCCGTCGTGGAGAGCGTGAAGACCGCTTCGGACATCTATGCCCCGGCCAGCGGCACGGTCGTGGCCGTCAACGAGGCCCTGTCCGGCAGCCCTGAACTCGTCAACAGCGGCGCCTACACGGACGGCTGGCTGTTCCGGCTGGACGTGACCGAGGAAGGCAGCGAACTGATGGACGCCAACGCCTACAGCGCCGCGAACAACTGA
- the gcvT gene encoding glycine cleavage system aminomethyltransferase GcvT, protein MTPTPETPLKRTPLHAAHLRAGARMVPFGGWDMPVQYAGVKAEHEAVRTRAGMFDVSHMGEFRVTGPDAEAFLQRVTTNDVSKLKPGRAGYNWLPNESGGLVDDIYVYRVAPQEFLLVVNASNIEKDWAHLGAQAAGYDVTLADESANWGLIAVQGPDAEAMLQPHTDVDLSAKKKNAFFSGTLLEFPVMFARTGYTGEDGFEVFVKAGDAEALWDRLVAVGLTPAGLGARDTLRLEAGFPLYGHEFAEDLHPLASTYTWVVKDKDHVGRAGIQAAPSVKLIGLALDRVPVREGYPVLLNGEPVGHVTSGSTSPTLGHPIAMALVRADAAAGDAFEVEVRGKAHPARRVELPFYKR, encoded by the coding sequence GTGACCCCGACTCCTGAGACGCCGCTGAAGCGGACGCCCCTGCACGCCGCGCACCTGCGGGCGGGTGCCCGCATGGTTCCCTTCGGGGGCTGGGACATGCCCGTGCAGTACGCGGGCGTCAAGGCCGAGCACGAGGCCGTCCGCACACGCGCGGGGATGTTCGACGTGTCCCACATGGGCGAGTTCCGGGTGACCGGACCAGACGCCGAAGCCTTCCTCCAGCGCGTGACTACCAACGACGTGAGCAAGCTCAAGCCCGGCCGCGCCGGGTACAACTGGCTGCCCAACGAATCGGGCGGGCTGGTGGACGACATCTATGTCTACCGGGTGGCCCCGCAGGAGTTTCTGCTGGTCGTGAACGCCTCCAACATCGAAAAGGACTGGGCGCACCTCGGGGCGCAGGCGGCAGGCTACGACGTGACGCTGGCCGACGAGTCCGCGAACTGGGGACTGATCGCCGTGCAGGGGCCGGACGCCGAGGCCATGCTGCAACCCCACACCGACGTGGACCTGAGCGCCAAAAAGAAGAATGCCTTCTTCTCCGGCACCCTGCTGGAGTTCCCGGTGATGTTCGCCCGCACCGGGTACACTGGCGAGGACGGCTTCGAGGTTTTCGTGAAGGCCGGGGACGCCGAGGCCCTCTGGGACCGCCTCGTCGCCGTCGGCCTGACCCCAGCGGGCCTGGGCGCCCGCGACACCCTGCGGCTGGAGGCGGGCTTTCCCCTGTACGGCCACGAGTTCGCCGAGGACCTCCACCCCCTCGCCAGCACGTACACCTGGGTGGTCAAGGACAAGGACCACGTGGGCCGCGCCGGGATTCAGGCCGCGCCCAGCGTCAAACTGATCGGCCTCGCCCTCGACCGCGTGCCTGTGCGCGAGGGCTACCCGGTGCTGCTGAACGGCGAGCCGGTCGGCCACGTCACCTCCGGCAGCACCAGCCCCACCCTCGGGCACCCCATCGCGATGGCGCTCGTGCGGGCGGACGCGGCGGCGGGCGACGCCTTCGAGGTCGAGGTGCGCGGCAAGGCGCATCCGGCGCGGCGGGTGGAGTTGCCCTTCTACAAGCGCTGA